From the genome of Leptospira koniambonensis:
AAATACAGAGACAATCAATCTATTAAGATCCAATGCTATAGCCCGTGCCCAAGCAAATATAGAACGTTTGAAAAAGTTGGATCCTGATTGTTTAGAATATCATTATCTGAACGGCGCGTATTTATACGTGATAGGAAGGTATCCACAATCTAAAAAAGCACTTTTGAAAGCTGTGGAGATCAATCCAAGCCATGATCCATCCTATTATCTTCTTGGAATGATCTTTGTAAGAAGAAGTAAATGGGAATCTTCTGTTCAATACTTCCAAAAAGCAGTGGAGCTTGCGAATTATAATCCTTTTTACAGATTGAATATGGCTCTGGCTTATTTTGAAACAGGTCAATATCTAAAAGCAAAAGCGGAAGCGGAGAAGGGGATAGAACTTAAACCTAATTACAGAAACTTAAAACTGATCTTACTAAAAGTGAATTTTCTTTTGGGAAATAAAGCGGATGCTTTGGCTCAGTGTAAGGAATTTGCAAAAGAAGGTTTTGTTCACAGAGAATTTGCATATATCTATGCAAGACTTGCAATGGATATAGATAAAAATTTCCGTAAAGCGATCAAACTTTATAATCAGTTTCCTGACCTTCCTTTTAACGAAAAAAGATTTTTAGCCCATGCTTACTTTCACACTTCGAATTACAGGGCTGCTGCAAATATTTATTCAATCGTTTCAGGTTCTAAGATACTTATAGAAGAAGATAGAGTAAATTATCTTAGATCTTTAGTGTATATTAAGGATTACAGAAGATTAGAAACTTTTGTAGCTTCTTGGATGTTAGAAGAGCCCGAAAAAAAATTAAAGATCCAAGAAGCTTTGGATACAGCGGAACTTTTGAGAGAGAACGATCCGAAAGTGTATCATATGCTTCCTTCGAGATCGCCTTATAACTGATTATTCGACAACTTCTTCCTTTTTAGTGGGAAAGCGAAGAATATAAAAGATTACGCATATTCCAATCACTGCCATTCCAATTCTTACATAAATGATCGGTGCAAAAATTGCGCTGATAGTCATTGTGATCACTATCGTAGAAACAGAAATGATCTTTGCTTTAAGAGGTATCGCCTTATGGATCCTCCAATCTCTGATAAAACTTCCGAAATATTTATTATTCATCAGCCAGTTATAGAACTTCTGAGAAGCCCTTGCATAACAAGCAGCAGTTAAAAGTAAGAATGGAGTAGTAGGAAGAACCGGGGTGAAGATCCCGATAATTCCCAAAATCAAGGATATGGTCCCTATTATGATCAATAAATAACGAACGAATCCATATCTATGAAGTTTTACTTCGTGGCTATAATCCTTTTTTTCTGCCAATGGAATACCTCTACTTCTCAACCCAAAGTTGTTTCGTTTTCAATTTGCGCTGAAAATAAAAAAGGGAGGCCAAAGCCTCCCTTTTGCAAGAATCATTTCCTGAATTTTTCGGAAAATCTGGATTAGGTATCCTTGAGTGCTGTCACGATTTCTTGGGTGGCTTTTTTACCATCTTGGAAATACATGAGGCAGTTTTCTTGGATGAAGAGTGGGTTAGGAACTCCTGCAAATCCTGGGCTCAAGGAACGTTTGATCACGATAATGGTTTTTGCTTTATCCACATCTAAGATCGGCATTCCAGCGATTGGAGAACCTGGATCTGTTTTTGCCAGAGGGTTTACCACGTCGTTCGCACCATTGATGATTACTACGTCTACAGTGTTGAAAGTAGGATTGATCTCATCCATTTCTTTCATTTTGTCGTAAGGAATATCAGCTTCTGCTAATAGAACGTTCATGTGACCAGGCATCCTTCCAGCAACTGGGTGGATAGCAAACTCAACTTCGATGTTCTTATCAGTAAGTTGGTTGTAAAGCTCGCGAACCGCGTGTTGCGCTTGAGCAACTGCCATTCCATAACCAGGAACGATAACTACTCTCTGAGCCATATCCAGTAACATTGCCACTTCTTCAGCAGAAGTTGCTTTTGTTTTTCCAGTATAGATGTCGCCAGAATCTGCGGAAGAAGGAGCAGCACCGAGCCCACCAAAAAGAACGTTTGGAAGAGAACGGTTCATCGCCTTACACATGATCTGAGTGAGAAGGATACCGGAAGCTCCTACAAGAGATCCGGAGATGATAAGAACATTGTTTCCTAAAACGAATCCAGTTGCAGAAGCTGCAAGTCCTGAATAAGAGTTAAGAAGAGCGATTACCACTGGCATGTCCGCTCCACCGATCGGAATTACTAACAGAACTCCAAGGATAGAAGCAACAAGTACGATGTACCAGTACCAATCAATCTTAGTAGGCTCGGTTACGTTTAAATAACCTAAGTAAAGAGAACCAATTAAGAATAAAACTTTTACGATCTGGTCTCCGAAGTAACGAACCGCTTTTTCTGAGATCAAACCTTGTAGTTTTCCGAAAGCGATCAAACTTCCTGTAAGAGTTACAGCTCCGATAATACCAGTTGCTGCAGTAGAGATTGTGAACTGATAATCTGCAAGTTGTGCAGTATCATGACCCGGTTGTAGGATCTCCATCAAAGAGTTTCCACCAACTAAGAAGGAAGCAAGTCCTCCAAGTCCGTTCAGAAGTGCCACGAGCTGAGGCATTCCAGTCATTTCTACTTTAAGAGCGATAAACGTTCCGATTGCAGTTCCTACTAAGAGCGCTGCACCGATAATGATGATATCACTTTGATTGATCGTTCCGTATTCGAAGAATACTCCTACAACCGCGAGGAACATACCGAAAGCTCCGGTAAAGTTCCCTTTTACTGCAGTTTTAGGATGAGAAAGTAACTTTAATCCAACGATAAAAAGGATACTTGAAACTAGATAAATGAGGTTGATATACGCTTTTTCCATTTATGTATTAATCCTTTTTCTTGAACATTCCCAACATGCGGTGAGTTACTACGAACCCTCCGATCACGTTGACGGTTGCTGCAACGATTGCGATAAATCCTAATACTTGAATAATCCAATGATTTGTAGTATGAAGAGTTAAGATCGCTCCGATGACTGTGATACCCGAAATGGCGTTAGAGCCTGACATAAGAGGGGTATGTAATAAAGGTGGAATACGGTTGATGACCTCGATTCCTACAAACACTGCGATTAGAAATATCGTCAGGTAGCTTACGAACTGTTCCATATTAGCTTCCTATGGACGGCGGCAGGGAAAAATCCTCAAAACCGATGCCTTAAAATCTGTTCGTTCACTTTTCCGGGACGCCTGCTTCCTGAAAACCCTTTTTTCGAAGCAAGCAGGAGTCGCATTTTCCGCAGGGTTTGCCTCCCACGGGATCATAACAAGAATGAGTCATAGAAAACGGAACGCCTAATTTAGAGCCTAGTAACACGATCTCTTTTTTATCTAAGAACTGCAAAGGTGTGCATATTTCTAGAGGATGACCTTCTGATCCTGTTTTGGTCCCTATACGGATCGCGTCAGAATACGCTTTTATAAATTCAGGTCTGCAATCTGGATAACCGGAATAATCCAAAGCATTCACACCAATATAGAGTCTTTGGGCTCCGATACCTTCTGCCAAAGAAACTCCGAAAGATAAAAACAAAATATTCCTTCCGGGAACATAAGTGTTTGGGATCTCAGAATGACCTAAAGAATTTTTAGGCACCTTGATCTTCTTTTCAGTAAGAGAAGAACCTTGGAAAAATTCAGGACTCAATTTTTGGATTAAATGAGGTACTTCTAAAAGTTTTGTGATCTTTTTGGCAGATTTGAGTTCTTGTTTATGTTTTTGATTATAATCGAAGGAAAGAGCGATAGGGGAATAACCATCTTGGATGGCTTGGTACAAACAAGTCGTAGAATCTAATCCACCTGAGAAAAGAACGATAGCTTTTGGATTTTTAGAATGAGATTTCGTTCGAACGCTGTTCGACTTAGAAGAAGATCTCATCTTTTATTTCTCAGAAGGTCCGTTATAAACACATGCACTCGTGCAGGTTTCGTTTAAAGTGATCTTGTATAAAAGAGAAAGTTGAGGTTTCAGTTTTTTCCACAACCAGATGCTGATATTCTCGCTGGTTGGATTTTCTAAACCTTCGATTTCGTTTAGAAGATAATGATCTAAATAGTTTTCGAGTAAAGGTTTAACAACCTTGCTGACTTCTGCGAAGTCCATCAACCAACCAGTTTTTTCGTCTACCGTACCTTTTAGATGTAATTTGAATCGAAAGCTGTGGCCATGCATCCTTCTACACTTATGACCTTCCGGAACATTCGGTAAGAAGTGAGCGGCATCGAAACGAAATTCTTTAGTAAGTTCTATTTCTTCCATTTAGATGTTGGACGAATGATTGATTCTGAAAAATGAAAGTCCGGTTTCGGAGTACCGATCCGGGAAATACGCGGACCGACTTTGTAAAGTCGGTCAAGAAAGATCAGTAGCGGATTACTTTTTAACCAGTTCTTTCAGGATTTCCTGTTTTTTCTGGTCCTTCTGAAATTCGTTTAATACCAGCCACTCACGTTTGATTTGTTTCTCGTTAATACCTTTTGCTTCCGCGTATTTTTTGAGAAGTTTAGCTGTTTTTTGGTTCATACCAACCAAAATCCGGGCCGTTTCCCCACTGTCAAGTATAGACTGCTGACAAGTAGACGCCATAGGAAGTGGGCCTTGTTATTGGAGGAAATGGGACTGTATGATTATGTCTCGTTATATATGACATTGTTTATAAGTATTATTGGAGTTCCAATAAGTGAGGGGGCGGCTCCTCACTTCGTTCGGACCGGGCTACTTCGGGTTCGCTATTGCTCATCCGGGCCTCGCCCGGACTAAAGCCCTGCGTATCCCTTCCGCAGCGACCCTAGGGAGCGAGGAAACGACCGCTTAGATCTTATTCCTCACGTTATCTGATTTTTTGATTTTGTCGGATCTTTACATTTTCACGCGAAGGCGCTAAGAAGAGAAGGCATTCGTTTTAGATTTTATGATTCTCTAAAAAACTCTTTTTACCTTAGCGGCTTTGCGAGCCAAAAAGAATACAGAATTGTAGTTTTAGCATTCTTGGTAAGGACATTCTGCTCCTGCGGGTTCTACTTCCACAGTTGCATGAGGGATATGGAATTCTTTAGTGATATTACGGATCTTCTCTTTTAACTTCTGAGCTTGAACAATAGAAGTTTCCTGAACACCTACATGAAGAGTTAGAACATGATAATCTCCGTCCATGGACCAAAGATGAAGATCATGAACTGAACGAACCCCTTTCAATTTTAAGATCCGATTTTCTAATTCTTTTGTATCGATCCCTTCTGGAGAAGATTGAAGATGTAAAAGAAGTATCTTTCTTAAATTGCGGAAGGATTGGATCCCAACCCAAAGAGAAATTGCGATAGATAAAACTGGATCTACCCAAGACCAACCGAATACGATCAAAGCAATACTACCGAAGAATACTGCGACCCATCCTAACACATCTTCCAGAAGATGAAGGAATGCAGTCTTTGCATTCAGACCTGAACTATTCTTTAATTTGAATAATGCAGCTCCGTTTACGATCACACCTAAAATAGAAAGTCCTAACATCCCCCAACCATTAGGAGAACCTGGTTCGTTTAATTTGCTAACCGCAAAGAATAAGATCGCAAATGATCCTAAAAATAGAACAAAAGAATTTACTAATGCAGCAGAAAGACTTAATCTTCTGTAGCCGAATGTGAAGGTTTGTGTTCTTGGTTTTGCAGCAATCTTTTGGAAGATCCAAGCAAGAGCTAAGAAACCACTATCTCCCAGATCATGTAGAGAATCAGAAAGAATTGCTAAACTGTCGAAAAGATATCCGCCTACAAATTCTATCCCTGCAAACCCAAAGTTTAATAGGAATGCAAATAAGAATGCACGGGAATTTTCAGGCATAGAACTAGAATGAGGATCACCCGAGTGTGAATGAGAGTGTCCATGATGATCATCGTGAGAATGATGATGGTGCCCGTGCATGGATCTAAAATAAAGAACATGTGAAAATTCTTCCAGTCACTTTTTTAGAAATTGGTTGCAGGATAACGGGTTCTCTTTATCGATAAGAGCTGGTATGAGTGAAAATTCAAAAGAACAAGAGCTTGCGATCATCGCAAGAGAAGTGGCTCCTTGCGTTCGATGTAAATTGAATACGACTCGGACCCAAACCGTTTTCGGAGAAGGAAATCCGAACGCTGAAGTCATGTTCATAGGAGAAGGTCCAGGCAAACAAGAGGACCTGACAGGCAGACCATTCGTAGGAAAAGCAGGAGAATTATTAACTAGAATTATAGAAAGAGGGATGGGAGTTTCAAGGGACAGTGTTTATATTGCGAACGTCACTAAGTGCAGGCCTACAGTAGATCTAAAATTCGAAAAAGACAGACCGCCCGAAGATGATGAAGTAATCGCATGTTCTCCTTTTTTACTCAGACAAATTTCTATCATACAACCTAAAGTGATCATTACCTTAGGAAACCCTTCCACTAGATTCATTTTAAGAACAAAAGAAGGGATTACTAAACTCAGAGGGCATTGGGGAGATTTTCATGGAATCCCTGTTATGCCTACTTATCATCCAAGCTACGTCATCCGCAACGGTGGGGAGAATAGCCCCTTAAAAAGAGATGTTTGGGAAGATATAAAGAAGGTCTTGGACAAACTAGATTGGAAACGTCCGGGATAAACTATCAGATTTACTTTTTAAGCGATGTCGGAACTCCAACATCGCATTTTCAAAACTAGGTTTTGTATTATTCTCCCTTCTTCTTAGCTAACCAATCTGCGATCTTCTGATAGATATCAGAAGGAGCGGATTCATGTGCGAATAAAGAAAGGTGATCGTAGTCTATCTTTCCACCATTATCACGTCCTGCTTCGAAGAATTGAGTGAATCCTCTTTTTCTGCGATAAACTGGATGAATAGATTCTGAAGTTGCAACATTGTCTAACTTGCCTGCGACGAATAGAGTAGGAAAGTCCATTAACTCGAAGTCTGCCCAAACTTTTGGATTTTCCTCTAAGGAAGGAAGATAATTCCATAATGTTTGGTAAAGATATAAGGTTGTAGGATTATCTTCATCTAAAGAGATAAATCTAGAACAGAAACTATCTTTGTTCTTACAAGAATTGGATAGATCAGTTCCGAATCGTTTCTCTTTTTTCATATCATCTATGAAACTATCGTTATACTTATAATCCATTCCAGTTCCTAAAAAGAAAACCTTAGAGATTGCTGGATCTTTTTTGGATCGGATATAATGAAGGATTGCCTGGCCTCCAACTGAGACCCCGCCTAAAATATAATCTTTACGATTGCTTAAACCCTGGACCTGAGAGACTGCTTGAGGGATCAGCTTTTCTCCCACTTCTTTCAGATCTAATCCTGGATATACTTCGAAATGTAAAAGGAAAACTGAAAACCCGTTTCCACTTAACACTCCGATTAGTCCGTTATAATCTCCGAGATACAAAGACTTTTTATTCACAAGGATCGGATCCAAAAGTAGAACCGGTGGATAATCAGAACTATGTTTTAAAAAGTTTGTGAGATAAACGTTAGATGCTATATTTGCAGTTTGATTCTTAAAAGTTTCTTCTGTGATCACTGCATATCGAGTGCAGGAGAAAAGTAGAAAAATGGAAAATAAGAAGAATATGATTTTATTTTTGAATTTCATTTTATGATCCGGAATTAATTTCTTTTGTTTAACCAATGGATGATCGTAGGAAACACTTCGTCATCCGCCTTCTTTCCTACTACTAGGTCAGTGTGACCGTAGTCTTCTGAAAAACCTTTTCCTTTAGATAATACGAATAAAGTTTTATCTGCAGAACCCAATTGGTCATAAACATATCTGAGAGAATATGTGAATCCCAATTTGTCCCTTCTACCCGCAACGAGTAATACAGGGATCTTAATATTTCCGAAAGCTTGTGAATAGATAAGTTTTCCATCTTCGGAGCGAAATTGTCCTGTCTCTACGATCTTATCCATCTGCCTTGCTTCTCTTTTAGAAACTGTTGCGATGGAATCAGTGAAGATCCCGGATACAATTTTAGGTTCTATATTTGGTGCGTGCCAGAATACTTCTTCGAAACTTCTTTTAGGAAAGATAGGGAACCCAGTTCCTCCTCTGACTCCAGACCAAGTTTCTGTAGGAACAGCAGGCCATAAATTTAGCGCCCAAGTAAAACTGGACCATAATTTTAAAGCATCAGATGGAGGATCCATGATCGCAGGTGAGCCGATCGCTACGAAGTTAGCTACTCTGTTCTCACCTAAACTTCCGAGTCTTGCGTATTGGAGCATTCCTCCCATACTATGACCGATCCAGTTTACTTTTTCTTTGCCTGTGCTCTTAAGAACATATTGGATCGCAGCATCTGCATCTTGTTTGATATAATCGTCGATCGAATAATCAAAAGTTTTATCTCCCCAGAATAAAGAAGGAGATCCAGCTTCTTGTTTTCCTCTTAACTCTAAAAGCCAAACATCGTAACCTTCTTTTTGAAGATGTGCTACTATGGATGACTTTTCATTGATCTTAAGATAGATACGATTCGCTATAAATCCGTGACAGAGTATCACAGGATATTTTTTATTAGCGGTTCCTTGCAGAGGAGGAAAATGTTCTAGAGTGATGTCCCAGCCATCTGAGGTCTTTGGATGAAGGATCTCTCCTTTTAACGCGATATTCGCGGAACAAGAAACGATTAGCGGTAAGCATACGAAGAATGCGAAAAGAAAACGAAGCATACCCGCGATCCTCCTTCTTGCCGAAATGGAATCAAGGAAAATTCAAAACTTAATTTTAAGTAAAGAACGATGTTCGTATTAGTTGATACGGAGAAAATTTAGAAAGGAGTCCACTGACTTCTTCACAGTTGGAAAAAATCGGATCTTATGAAGTAACGGATTCCACCAACCAGTCGTAATACAAAAATACGTATCGTATGGAGCCGTATGATGTATTTTATGATGCTCTGGAGAAAGTATCCAACGCTTTTTTTGCATATATTTAATAAGTTTATTCGGCTCGTCTTGGTGGGCCCATTTATGGATCTGATTAGTGAAGAAGATCCCGACTAGCACAAGTATCCAAAATGTTCTGGCCCAAGGAAAATTCCCGTTCTCTAAAGGAGCATAAAAACAATACAGAAGAATGGGAAGTGATACTAGACAATTGTTCCCGTTAGTCTCCACAAAATCATGTCGAGTGATCCCTTTTGGGTCCACATGATGATCTCTAAAAGGAAAAATAAAAGCGGGTCCAATATAAGGAGTGAATTCGTTCCCGAAACTATCTCCTAAAAAATGAACAAAACCGGAAAGAAAGTCTGCAGTAATATAAGCTATGAATAAGAGAACTACAAGTCCAGATAAGAATATCCAGGGAGAATCCTGAAGAACCGATAAAAATAATATTCCGAACTCATACAGACATAGTCCTGAAAAAACTAAGAATAAGAAGATACTTAGAACTTCCACGAGTCTATGGATCTTAAAAGGAGAAGGGAATAAAATTCTCAGGAAGTTCATAGTTATTATTTATATGCTATGTTTCGGTTTGCAAAATTTTTTTTGCCTGATCTGTTAACTCAGTAGAAAAAAGGACCGTTTTAAAACCGATACATAAGAGACAAATCGATTAAGAATTTAGATATTTTGGATTAATGGAAAGTTCTCGATTCTTTGAATTTTATTCGGATTTTTAAATCCCGCTTTCCAATCTCGCCTAAGAAATCCATATTTGAAAGTCCGCAGCATTAAGTATGATTTTACGACGTCTTAAAAGATTTATTTATCCACCATTATCCGCTGATCCTGAAAAAGACGTTTCGATCAAACTTCTTTATGGTCTGATGTATATCACCTTCACAGTTGCGGTTTTATATAGGATTATTCATCCGCTCGTCTCTGAAAAACCTAAGAATACCTATTATTCTTTCTATATTATTCCTTCTGCAGTGATACTTTGCCACCTTCTTGCTAAATCGGGAAGGGTTAAGCTTGGTGCAAATATCATGATCTTTTTACAATGGCTGGCACTTTGTATCGTGTCTTTGAGAGAAGGTGGAGTTTATGCTACATCATTCACTCAGTTTATGATCATTGTTGTACTTGCCTCTTTGGTTTTGGGACAAGCTGGCTCCTTATTCTATGCGCTTCTTTCCTTCTTTACTGGACTCTTAAGTATTTATTTAAAATCCAAGGGTATGATACCTGCTCCAAATTATCCCACAGGAGAATGGTCCGTATTTATAGGAAATTCAGTGGGCTTATTTATGTCTTGGATCCTGATGAAATTCGGTCTATCGGGATTATCTAAAATACGAGAAGAATTGTCCAGAGCACAGATCCATGCCAAGTTAGGCGGGATCACTCTTAATTTAGAGACTAAGGAAGTAACCTTAACCAAAGAATATCGTATTATGCTTGGAGACAAAGCTGCAAAAGAGTCCAGGACAATGTTTATGGATCAGTTTTTGGAAAAATATGTAGAAGGAGATGATAAGGAAAGGATTGTGGCCGCACTTACAGAAGGAGCAAAACATTTTAATGATCCTTCTTATTCCACTGAATTTATTTTTAGAGCCAAAGGAGATGATGGAAAAACCAGATATATTTTGGCTAAAGGGAAATATAAGGATTCCATAATAGGTTATGGAACTGGCCAAGATATTACTGAAAAACATATCGCGGGCGAAGAGATCAAGGCCAGCCAGGAATTATTCTCTAAAGTATTCAAATTAAGCCCTTATGCTACTTCTATCTCCAACTTCGAAGATGGAAGATATGTTGATATCAACGACGGATTTACCGAATTACTTGGTTTCACAAGAGAGGAAGCGATCGGCCGAACTAGCGTAGAGTTGGGTATTTGGTTGCATGAAACTGAAAGAGAAAATTTTAAGGAAAAGATCAAAAAAGACGGATTCTTATATAATGAAGAAGTAACCTTCAGAAGAAAGGATGGACGTTTGCTCCAGGTGGAATTTTCCACCAGATTTGCGATGATCGACGGAGAAACACGTATGATCAATATGGTAAAAGATATTTCTTCCAAAAAAGAAGCAGCAGAATTAAGGATCTTAAATAATGAAATCTCTACTCAGAATGAATTGATCGAAAAACAAAAAGCAGAATTAGAATCTACACTTGAGTATCTTCAAAAAACCCAAAACCAATTGATAGTCTCCGAAAAGATGGCTTCACTCGGACAGCTTGTTGCAGGGATAGCACATGAGATCAATAATCCGATCGGAGTGATCCGTGCCGCGAACGAATCTGTTAAAAACCATTTTGATCGTGTCTTAGATAGAATGCAAGAGGCTGCTTCCGTCTTGGAAAATCTAGGCAATGAAGCAAAGCTAGAATTCCAAACCTTATTAAAGAAGGGAAGGGCTTACCAAGAAATTATTCCTCCTAAAGAAGTAAGAGCTAAAACTAAAATTTTAGAATCTAGATTGAAGGAACTTGGAATTTCAGAAGCAAGAAATCTAGCAGAAGGTTTGGTAGAAGCAGGATTAGAAGCTGCGTTAGAAGATTTCCCAAAACTATTTATCGGAGAAAAAATCCAACAAGTCATTCAGTATGCTTTGGATGAGATCCAAGCAAGTAGAAGTTCCAAATTGGTGGATATGTCTGTAGACAGGACTTCTAAGATTGTATATGCACTTAAAAACTTTTCTCATTTTAGTAATGGTGGGCCTAAAGCTCCAGTCGATATCAGAGAAAGTATAGATACAGTTCTTACAATCTACCAAAACCAATTAAAGTCTGGAATAGAGATCATTAAAGAATATGAAGCAGGAACTCTCATCGTTCCAGGATACGCTGATGATCTATTACATGTATGGACTAACTTAATTTATAATTCAGCCCAAGCGATGGGGTTCAAAGGAATTCTAAAAATAAACGTAGGCAATAGAGAAAAAGATAAGATCTGCATTAAGATTTCAGATAACGGTCCTGGGATTCCTGAATCCATCCAAGAGAGAATATTCGAACCATTTTTCACAACCAAAGCTCCAGGAGAAGGTTCCGGACTCGGTTTGGATATAGTAAAACGTATCGTGGAAAACCACGGCGGAACAATCGGATTCGAAACTTCTCCTGAAGGTACTGCGTTCTTAGTTATATTGCCTCAGTGAGTTTTCTTTTTTAGAAATTTTTCAATCTTAGGACGGATCACATAATGACAGTAAGGCTGTCCTGGATTTAATCTGAAATAATTTTGGTGATAATTTTCCGCTGGGAAAAATTTCTCTAGTGCAACAATCTCAGTCACGATAGGAGAAGCAAACTTAGGCCCAGCCTCTGATCTGGAAGTTTCTGCAATATCTTTTTGGTTTTGGTTTTCATATAAGATGATACTTCTATATTGAGGCCCTTCGTCGTTTCCTTGTTTGTTTCTTGTAGTAGGGTCGTGAGCTTCCCAGAAAATTTCTAAAATATTTTTGTAGGAGATCTTACTTGGATTGAATCCAACTCGGATCACTTCTGCATGACCTGTGAGTCCTGTACAAATTGATTTATAATTTGGTGCAGGATCATGTCCTCCCGCGTAACCGGAGACAATGGATTCTACTCCATCTACCAATTGGTAGATCGCTTCGACGCACCAAAAACATCCTCCACCTAAAACTGCGTATTCCAGATCTTTTTGTTCCGACATTCCATCCTCCTTTCTTATAGTCCGTCCCAAAATATAGGTTATAGGCGAATAATAAGCCACGGGCTTCAAGAGCCTGGACCTTTTGGGACAGGCTCTT
Proteins encoded in this window:
- a CDS encoding PAS domain-containing sensor histidine kinase codes for the protein MILRRLKRFIYPPLSADPEKDVSIKLLYGLMYITFTVAVLYRIIHPLVSEKPKNTYYSFYIIPSAVILCHLLAKSGRVKLGANIMIFLQWLALCIVSLREGGVYATSFTQFMIIVVLASLVLGQAGSLFYALLSFFTGLLSIYLKSKGMIPAPNYPTGEWSVFIGNSVGLFMSWILMKFGLSGLSKIREELSRAQIHAKLGGITLNLETKEVTLTKEYRIMLGDKAAKESRTMFMDQFLEKYVEGDDKERIVAALTEGAKHFNDPSYSTEFIFRAKGDDGKTRYILAKGKYKDSIIGYGTGQDITEKHIAGEEIKASQELFSKVFKLSPYATSISNFEDGRYVDINDGFTELLGFTREEAIGRTSVELGIWLHETERENFKEKIKKDGFLYNEEVTFRRKDGRLLQVEFSTRFAMIDGETRMINMVKDISSKKEAAELRILNNEISTQNELIEKQKAELESTLEYLQKTQNQLIVSEKMASLGQLVAGIAHEINNPIGVIRAANESVKNHFDRVLDRMQEAASVLENLGNEAKLEFQTLLKKGRAYQEIIPPKEVRAKTKILESRLKELGISEARNLAEGLVEAGLEAALEDFPKLFIGEKIQQVIQYALDEIQASRSSKLVDMSVDRTSKIVYALKNFSHFSNGGPKAPVDIRESIDTVLTIYQNQLKSGIEIIKEYEAGTLIVPGYADDLLHVWTNLIYNSAQAMGFKGILKINVGNREKDKICIKISDNGPGIPESIQERIFEPFFTTKAPGEGSGLGLDIVKRIVENHGGTIGFETSPEGTAFLVILPQ
- a CDS encoding fatty acid desaturase CarF family protein; its protein translation is MNFLRILFPSPFKIHRLVEVLSIFLFLVFSGLCLYEFGILFLSVLQDSPWIFLSGLVVLLFIAYITADFLSGFVHFLGDSFGNEFTPYIGPAFIFPFRDHHVDPKGITRHDFVETNGNNCLVSLPILLYCFYAPLENGNFPWARTFWILVLVGIFFTNQIHKWAHQDEPNKLIKYMQKKRWILSPEHHKIHHTAPYDTYFCITTGWWNPLLHKIRFFPTVKKSVDSFLNFLRIN
- the msrA gene encoding peptide-methionine (S)-S-oxide reductase MsrA, translated to MSEQKDLEYAVLGGGCFWCVEAIYQLVDGVESIVSGYAGGHDPAPNYKSICTGLTGHAEVIRVGFNPSKISYKNILEIFWEAHDPTTRNKQGNDEGPQYRSIILYENQNQKDIAETSRSEAGPKFASPIVTEIVALEKFFPAENYHQNYFRLNPGQPYCHYVIRPKIEKFLKKKTH